One window of Salmo salar chromosome ssa11, Ssal_v3.1, whole genome shotgun sequence genomic DNA carries:
- the LOC106562011 gene encoding protein C19orf12 homolog isoform X2 yields MTSGQFRPLPQIIMELPPHQQQRLYADIMGVLGSLDWTDLAQLTALVMGNATLQQQVTATLLRYITKELRAEVRYGD; encoded by the coding sequence ATGACCAGTGGACAGTTCAGACCTCTCCCTCAGATCATCATGGAGCTGCCTCCCCACCAGCAGCAGAGGCTCTATGCTGATATCATGGGCGTTTTGGGCTCACTGGACTGGACAGACCTGGCCCAGCTGACCGCCCTGGTCATGGGGAATGCTACTCTCCAGCAGCAGGTCACTGCTACTCTACTTCGTTATATCACAAAGGAACTGAGAGCAGAGGTGAGATACGGGGACTGA